Proteins from a genomic interval of Paenibacillus sp. FSL H8-0048:
- a CDS encoding MazG-like family protein: protein MPKDLDVAKRAKVIEWLKTEVIDQVSRLFKALWEGSTARVGDSLASLIMSSYILGRRLGIPYRELDDLLLEKLRKHRQEGHQLEEWYQDISALEEHMRKR from the coding sequence GTGCCGAAGGATCTGGATGTGGCCAAACGTGCCAAGGTAATTGAGTGGTTAAAGACAGAAGTAATTGATCAAGTCTCAAGGTTATTCAAGGCGCTGTGGGAAGGCAGTACCGCGCGTGTCGGCGACAGTCTGGCCAGCCTGATTATGAGCTCGTACATCTTGGGGCGCAGACTCGGTATTCCTTATCGCGAGCTGGATGATCTACTGCTGGAGAAGCTGCGAAAGCACAGGCAGGAGGGCCATCAGCTCGAAGAATGGTACCAGGATATATCTGCATTAGAAGAACATATGCGTAAGAGGTGA
- a CDS encoding CBS domain-containing protein — protein sequence MNIAFFLLPKQEVACVTMDSTLRQTLERMEFHRYTAVPILNRNGEYAGTVTEGDLLWYMKESGGAVTFENASKFLLKDVPLRMNNLAVSIDADMEDLINLAKVQNFVPVVDDMKRFIGIVRRSQIIEYCEKFVSRQSLESL from the coding sequence CCGAAGCAGGAAGTCGCATGTGTTACTATGGATTCGACGCTGCGGCAGACCCTCGAACGGATGGAGTTTCACCGCTATACAGCAGTGCCGATCCTGAACCGCAACGGGGAATATGCCGGCACGGTTACAGAAGGGGATTTACTCTGGTATATGAAGGAGTCGGGCGGCGCGGTCACTTTTGAGAATGCTTCCAAATTTCTGCTTAAGGATGTCCCGCTGCGGATGAACAATCTGGCGGTCTCGATTGATGCGGATATGGAGGATCTGATTAATTTGGCCAAGGTGCAGAATTTTGTACCGGTGGTCGACGACATGAAGCGGTTTATCGGCATTGTACGCCGGAGCCAGATCATTGAATATTGCGAGAAATTTGTCTCACGGCAATCGCTCGAATCGTTATAA
- a CDS encoding DUF2232 domain-containing protein encodes MKFRWTSVAWSVAYLLLLLSLSTPLLLITTFFMIIPAIVLFTTLNTKQFILHLLPVLLIVGLITPMYILIAAYFLIPALVMGRWYKKRASAISTLIAGMVAILAEFLLILLISTTFLKFNLYDYVYDVLKTYADWLASMGASNPLLSEISISSDQIGQMSWLTIQAIPMTLILSAFVIAVITHSIVRPILNSMEYAVPKLKPAREWRLARSFIWYYLLGVVISLLFGGADSGFMLMVSANLLPLLQIAFKIQTVGFLFFLVHERKWSKIIALLLAIPVIALPGFWIIGVVDLAFPLRELVKKSKR; translated from the coding sequence TTGAAATTTCGCTGGACATCTGTGGCTTGGAGTGTAGCTTATCTATTGCTGCTGTTATCCCTGTCAACCCCGCTACTACTTATTACAACATTCTTTATGATTATTCCGGCCATAGTGCTCTTTACGACCCTTAACACCAAGCAGTTCATTCTGCATCTGTTACCGGTGCTGCTGATTGTGGGCCTGATTACCCCGATGTACATCCTGATTGCAGCTTATTTCCTGATCCCGGCCCTTGTGATGGGACGATGGTACAAGAAGCGTGCTTCAGCGATTTCTACTCTGATTGCCGGTATGGTCGCTATACTAGCTGAATTCCTGCTGATCCTGCTGATCAGTACGACGTTCCTTAAGTTCAATTTATACGACTATGTGTATGATGTTCTGAAGACCTATGCGGACTGGCTGGCAAGTATGGGGGCAAGCAATCCGCTGCTGTCCGAGATATCCATCTCATCTGATCAGATTGGCCAGATGAGCTGGCTGACGATCCAGGCCATTCCGATGACGCTGATCCTCAGTGCGTTCGTGATTGCGGTCATTACCCATTCCATTGTCCGCCCTATTCTGAACAGTATGGAATATGCGGTGCCTAAGCTGAAGCCGGCGCGGGAATGGAGACTGGCCAGATCATTCATCTGGTATTATCTGCTTGGCGTGGTCATCAGCCTGCTGTTCGGCGGTGCCGACAGCGGCTTCATGCTAATGGTCTCGGCCAATCTGCTGCCTCTGCTGCAGATTGCGTTCAAGATTCAGACCGTCGGCTTCCTCTTCTTCCTGGTGCATGAACGGAAGTGGAGCAAGATCATCGCTCTTCTGCTGGCAATCCCTGTTATTGCTCTGCCGGGATTCTGGATTATTGGTGTGGTGGACCTGGCATTTCCGCTGCGGGAGCTTGTGAAGAAATCGAAACGATAG